One segment of Erigeron canadensis isolate Cc75 chromosome 2, C_canadensis_v1, whole genome shotgun sequence DNA contains the following:
- the LOC122589195 gene encoding uncharacterized protein LOC122589195, whose amino-acid sequence MMNEKMKALMIGVVGAGMTLSAYSQTYMSPTQCIGTGLVVLIVGLLVGEGFLPI is encoded by the coding sequence ATGAtgaatgaaaagatgaaagctTTGATGATTGGTGTTGTAGGTGCAGGGATGACACTTTCTGCATATTCTCAGACATACATGTCTCCGACTCAGTGTATCGGCACAGGCCTTGTTGTCCTAATTGTCGGACTTCTGGTCGGTGAAGGTTTTCTCCCTATTTAA